From the Prochlorococcus sp. MIT 1223 genome, the window CACAAGAGATATTGTTCTGAAGAGAACAAACTTTAAGACTTGGTTCTAAGATTGAGTTTGTCAGTGTCTCTTGTCAAAGATTTACTCCCTTTATACTCTCTGTTGTGCTTCTTTCTTCATATATTAGTGGAAAAGGTCTTCATCCACTTTTAGAATCAACTGCTGATTTAATAAGGAAATCTAGAGATAGCCTCGATCAAGTGGCTTTATTGGATTTAGATCCAGAATTACGAAATGTTTATAAGAAAGTTGATGGAGATGACTTGTTTATTTTTAATGAATTACATCAGGCGAGAGGCTTTAGGAAGCTTCATTTGGAATTAGCAAGAATTGGTTCGAACTTGCAAATACTTCATTGTGTATTTTTCCCGGACCCCAGATTTAATCTGCCTATTTTTGGAGTGGATCTTGTATCAGCTAACGGTATTGTGACAGCTGCAATTGTTGATCTGTCTCCCGTTGGAAAGTGTTTACCTGATCCGATAATACAAAAGATGGCTTTAATTGATATGCCTGAATTCAAATCAATAAGAGCTATACCTGAATGGGGAACTATATTTTCTTCAAATGTATGTTTTATCAAGCCCGAATCTTCAATGGAAGAAAAAAATTTCTTAAAGCTGGTTCATAATTATTTGGGTTCTTTAATTTCTTACTCTTTTCTTGTTGAGCCTGATTCTTTGCATTCTCCAACTACGATTGAAAGATATAACTATCAGAAGACCTATTGCATACAACAGAAGAGAAATGACAAAACCAGGAATGTCCTTGCCAAAACGTTCAGTCCGACTTGGGCTGATCGCTATATAGATATAGTTTTATTCGAATGTTCTCCACTTCCAAAAGAATAAATTTTTTGAAATCATTTTTGGTCTCATCATTCGGCTTGTTT encodes:
- a CDS encoding phycocyanobilin:ferredoxin oxidoreductase, coding for MLLSSYISGKGLHPLLESTADLIRKSRDSLDQVALLDLDPELRNVYKKVDGDDLFIFNELHQARGFRKLHLELARIGSNLQILHCVFFPDPRFNLPIFGVDLVSANGIVTAAIVDLSPVGKCLPDPIIQKMALIDMPEFKSIRAIPEWGTIFSSNVCFIKPESSMEEKNFLKLVHNYLGSLISYSFLVEPDSLHSPTTIERYNYQKTYCIQQKRNDKTRNVLAKTFSPTWADRYIDIVLFECSPLPKE